CCGACACCGCGTCTCGACGGGGCGGATCGGACGCTAAGCGCCCGGGCGCTCGAAGGCGAAGAAGCTGAAGTCGAGATCGCCCGGCGAGTAGCCCAGCTCGGTCAGGAGCGCGGCCGTCTCGCCCCGGTGATGCTGGGCGTGGAGAATGGCCTGCATCACGTAGATGC
This is a stretch of genomic DNA from Candidatus Methylomirabilota bacterium. It encodes these proteins:
- a CDS encoding DinB family protein; amino-acid sequence: TREGIRDAFVRGHEGLRAFAAGLTAERWAEPQRLWPGKMTLGIYVMQAILHAQHHRGETAALLTELGYSPGDLDFSFFAFERPGA